aaaaaatacactATTTACAATATGATCAGACTCTAAGGATGATAAAAtagattatattaaaaataactatctTAAAGTTTTAAGATTACAGGTACCTTTTTCTTTACATATAGTTTCcctgtctttaattttttaacaatagGTATATATTACtcttaaaatcagaaaaatatattcataaaataaacttattttttagttTCCAGTTTTAATAATAAGGTCAAATTGAAAAAAGTACTATCCAAAGTTTATCTTTCATGGAAAAATTCATACCATCTCTAAAGATGATATATAatacatgttatatatgtattatagcCCTGCATCACTGAGATTCAGTTATGCCTGATATATTGGCTTACCTATAAACAAACATTAGATCATCTGCAACTTTGGGGTATTAGACAGAATCCCTTGTCTGAAAAATCAGCAAGACTTATTTTAGGGCAGTAAAAGATATGATCTAATTAGCCCTTCCTAGAAATCAGTAGCATGTTTCAGCGTAAAAGTTCAAAGCAGAACTAGTTTAAAACTAATTCCACAAAAGTAGcagcaaaaacataaaattgatcTCAGCAATCACAAACACAAATATTCCAGTGTTATCATACCTGATGTTTTTTAACCTATTAATAATTTTAAGACTCTTAAGAAATAATAGCATATTTTATTAAACAGAATGATGAGTTACTCTTCTTAGAAGGAttattatttcattcttattttctcaAGAAAGTTCTCTTCATATTCATTCTTACATGcttcaaaataaaagatttataatCAAATTAATCAAAATGTTGCTTAGAGTAAGCactcccctcctttcttcctcctgaaGTCATGCTAACAATGCATTTCACATAAGCTTATGCTTCTTGAAGAGTCTAACATGCTATcactcagttttattttatcaaCAAATATTTAGAGAGAGTCTCCTATATTTAGGCCCCTATAAATGGGGATAAATGACAGAGTTCTCTAGAAGCTAGGATTTGGGATTTAGAGAAGACCTGGAGTGTGACATAAAACATAAAGTTTTATAACTTACTGTGCTAAATATATCactaataagataaaaaaaaaagacttaagaaAGACCGTGTTAATCAAGGGTACTTTATCTTCTCCCTATATTCTTTCATCTTCTTTGCTCATGAGAAACTTAGTTTGACAGAGGCAAAGCCATCAGTTATCATGGCAGTGAGATGGTTACTTGGGACTAATGTTTCACTGTAACACTTGCAATTATTACTTCAATCTAAACTTTAATTATGGGAATAGAAAAATATGTCTAATCTGTTATTGAATTTCAGTCAAAATATTGCATTGGCATGGTTTTCAGTTCTCCATTATTTGTTACAGAATGTGTACAGAAATGATGCTCCTGGCAGCTTTATAACATGGGTCTTGAAAGGAAAAATCCAGTCATTACTTACATTATTCTATATGTCACATCACCTATGCTCATTTCAAATCAGACATATGCTAGAAAGAGGTTTTCCAGAAGTCAGTTATATGAAATCAACACTGAGAAGTAAAAAAAGTTAACAGTTGGAGTATTGTGCATAATTATTCCAAAATAAATGGATAGGAAAATATTCAGGTCTATTTGTAACTTCTCCTGCCTTTCTTGGAGTAgtaaaatataagagaaagagaaagaataaaagcaaaaaatataaaagctatGAAAATCAGCAAAGATTTTCGGGTATGAAAAAAGTTGCATCCGGCACACAGAGTGAATTCTTCGGGACAAAATCTTCCCAGCGtctcagagcctggaaagccatTGTTGTCAATTATTTTCCTGTAATGTTTCATGGATGGTTTGGGCTCAAATTGATTGGCAGCATAACGATAGAGCCCAAACTTTGGTGCTGTGAGATCATTAAATGAATAAGCAAAGTAGCCACAAAGATTGATGCCATCCAATATGTAGGCTAGAAAAGCAAAGGACAGGAGAATAGTTATTGAACTGTTTTACATACAACCCTTTACTTTTACTTAGTTTTGTGCATCAGgaaatatttctataataaataaaacGTCAAACTAAGGTTTGATCAGAAAAGCAGCCTGTCAACAAAGACAAAAAGCACCAAATCAAGGCAAAAAAATGGACTTCATTTATCAACTGGATTTAAATATCTAGATCTACCATAAAGTACTTAGGTTAAATATTTGTGTATGTGACAGAGGTAAGACTTGTAGAATCATCTGAGATGGATGACAAGAGTAGTGGTGGTTTTATAAACCCAGAGTAAGTACTAAGGATTGTCTCCATCCCACTTGTAACCAAACTCCTTTATCCCTATGGGGAATCCTAGGTGTCTAAATTTTTTCCAATGTGACATGAAATAATAAGCATTTGtctctttattttgtatttcaaggTGATGTGTTTGACTATTTCTACCAAATGCCCTCAGCTAACTTAATTTTCCAAGGACTATGATTGAGGAGAGGTCCCTTACCTTTCAGCGCTTCATTTATATAATTCTGCATGTAATAGATTCTCAGTTTATCTTGGTCAGCTTGTAGGTCATCATCAATGCCATTGGATATTATGTACATGGGAAGGTCCCCATATTTTAACTTGAGCCAGTTCAGGACTTTGCGTAAACCCCAGGGTACCACTGCCACCTGCGCAGGAGAGCTGAGCCAGGTACTGTCTGTCATCTCTTGCATTTCCAGATAATCGTTGTATTTCAcagcatcttctttttcccagtcCACCAGGGTGGTGGTGTAATGGCTCAAGGCCACAAAGTCGAAAGAACCCCGGATTAGCTTTTTCTCATCTTCGGTGAAATAAGGGAGAAGGAAATTGTTTCTCTGGTTCAGCCAGTCCCTCATCACGCGTGGATAATCTCCAGAGCCGAAAATGGGTTCTGCGAGCCAGCCAATGTCAAACTCCAGGACTCTCTCGGCGGCTTCTTTGTCCTCCGCAGAGAACGGGCAGGCAGGTTCTATCCAATCGGCCTGCAAGGCTATGGAAATCTTCCCTTTCTGGGAGGGCCTGAACTCCTCATCGTACAAGCGCCAAGCCAAGGCATGCGCCTTCAGGAGGTTGTGGCCCGCGTTGAACGTCATGTTCCGCGTGGACGGCTCGCTCATGGTGATCCAGAACTTCACATGGGGCCCGAGGTCTCTGAAGCACAGTCGGGCGTACTCGGCAAAGGCCAAGGCAGCGTGGGGGTTCTCCCAGGCACCTTGCTTGGCCAGGGCGGGCGGCAAGCCGTGGTGCAGGGCTGCAGGTCTCCACAGGGACACCACCGGGGTGATGTTAGCACGCACCAGCTCGCTGGCCACGCAGCGGTAGTAGTGCAGCACGCTGCGGTTCACCTGTGACTGGTTTCCCAGCGGCAGGATCAGAGCCCAGTCCAGGGAGAAGTGGAAATGCGTGACGTGCGTGTCCCGCAGCCGCGAGATCTGCGGTCGGATGGCCGCCAAGTCCACACAGTAGGGTTTCCTCTTCTTCGTCACGGCCCCATCCACCTTGATGAGCTTCTTGCTGTGGTGGACATCCCACAGGTAAATGTTCTGGTCGGTAAACTGAGACAGGGTGGTGTCGacctgggagaggagaggaagcacAGAGCTTCTTCACTTGACTGGTCTGCCAAGAGCAATTCACTGCTATGTCCTGACTGGACCACCTCTTTCTGGGCCACCTCTTTGGGGGAAAGTCACCCACAGGTGGAAATGCAAACCTGGCTGAAATTTAAACTAGTTTCCTAcatccatagttttttttttaattagtgaatctctgtgaggtacagttacaaacttaagaacttttgtgtttgtatttcactcatacagtgatcgtttacccatccctccaccagtgcccattcacctccaccaatgatcccagtatccctctcaccactcccaccccatcccacaccaccccaccctgcctctgtggcagggcattcccttttgttcttgctccttttgggtgttgtagtttgcaatagaggtattgagtggccaccatgtttggtctatggtctactttcagttcgcatctttcaacccgaatgggtcctcccaacatcctctacttggtgttcccttctttatctgagctgcctttcccccagcatgtgaggccagtttccaagctgtggggcagacctcctgctccttatctctactactcttgggtgttagtttcccacatAGTTGTTTTATGAAGGAGAAAGCAATCCACTTTCTTTTCTGCACGCTTGTTTTTATTCACAATTCTCTCTAACCTTGTGCTCTCTGAGTCACTTCAGATGACAAATATTAATGCTTCTCACCCCACTTGGAGTTGtcttaaacaataaaatataattttataattttgtatgtgtgtgtttgggccacacctggcaatgttcaggatttactgctggctctgtattcggggatcactcctgggtggttGGGGAATCATAGGGGATCccaaggattgaatctaggtcagcaaATGCAAGGACCCTATTGTGTAGCTGCTAATTGGCATGCATTACTTCATCATTTTAACATATTATgaagtggggtttttttgtggaggatattggggccatacccagctatgcttaggacATACtacttctgtgcttagggatcactcctggcagtgttgaggaCCACCATACTCAGTGGTAGGAATGGAACCTAGTtatttatgtgcaaggcaagtgccttacccactgtactgtctataGTCTGAGGTGTTGGTTGTTATTATTCTACACATATGATTAGGGAGCCAGAcatagcagtgttcagaggttaatcccagttctgtgctcaaagtttgccagtgcagtgctcaggaaaccatatgatgccagggatcgaaccctacCCTCCTGTAAGCAAATCATGTACTCTAGCCTATTGAGTTATCTTCTTGAATGCCCTAAGAAGTGGCTTCTAAGGTATTGAAAGTAACTTTTCACTCCTGTATAGTATTTCAAACTTTTAATATTAATGAAGCATGCCCTTTACCCCCAAATCTAAAAAACACCCCATTAAACAATCACCTGCAGAAGATTGATATCAGGTCACTTCTCATGGACTGTAAGTGACTTTGGACTTGTTTTTCCATCAGGCAGGTAAGTTTTCCCCTTACCACTGACACTCAAGGTGAAACAGGTGTAAAAATTGCTCTTTAACATTGGTCTGTTAGGTAAAAGTTTCTTTCCTAAATTGCTAACTACACTATTCTCATTTCTTCTAAAATATTCAACtttggggactgaagagatagtacagtaggtaaggtgcttactttacaggtagccaacccagatttgatccctggcatcccacatggtcccctaagcatcactgggagtaattcctgactacagagcctaagcactgcagagtgtggccccaaaacaaagcagccAATCAATCAAGACAACTCAACTTTGTTATAGTTTTCTCCCAAGGCTGCTCAAGTGGTGTGCAGAGGAGCCTGGGGAGTCAAGCCCAGGGAAACTCCATCAACGAGAACTCGATCCAGTGGTAGAGCCTGAGGATATATTCAGGGACCTCCATGGCTTTATATGTGATGATGTACTTGTTGGAGACTATGGGATTCTGAGGATTAAATCCAGATCAGATTCTTGCCTAGCATGTGTCctgaccactgcactatctcctgtcccttgttatttcttttccattgagAAAAAAATCGACAAATTAATGGTGTTTGCATAGAACATTGTTTTACCATGTTTTTCCTCAAGTCCTTTTTTGGCATGGACAGGGAGTGGGCATTCTGGGGGTCAAATTGCATCCAGGATCACACACTTATAAAATCAGCACTTTGCCATAGAGCGACACCCAGCCTAAtgtcctatatttaaaaaaatattatttcccccAAATTATACCCTAggcttatatttattttcaaatggacAGAATAAAAGCTGTGGTTCGGAACAATTATAGTAGAAAAGTTACAAATTTAGTCCACACAAGACTCCATAAAAGTAATTCAAAAGAATTCCCTCAAGCTATAAATTCTTTCACTTCAAAAGaggatgcaaatattttatcttgcAAAGCTGAAGAAACATGATTGGTGGGAGCATCACAGTGGAAAAATACTTGTGACAGCATTCCCACAGTATTATGGGGAAATGCATGCGTGGGTGATCTACAAGGGACAATTCTCAAGAAAAAGCCATTTCTCTCTGACATGCTGGTTTTTATTACTTTCCTTTATAAACAGCACTGACCTCTCTGGAGAAACAACAGTTCATTTGCAACAGGCCCGTAAAATGCAACACAACCTCTGCTAGTGATTCAAAACTGGACTTTGTCTGACCCCTGCTTTTATATAGAGGGTCATATGAGGGAAACTATTCTGATGGGGTTAGTTCTGAGGTGAAAATAGTGGGCCTTAGTTTTTGTTACCTCAGGGGCTCATAATGGTGGGAGGATTTTATGCTTCTGATTTTGCAATTTGCCCGCTCTTCCTAAATACCTATTTTCATTTTGGAGATATGTCTGCCTGAAGATGAGGGCTACTATTATCCTGGTCATTGTAGAAAAATAAATCGGAAAAAGCATAGAGATTttgtagaggaaaaaaaaatccctttgggGTGAATGACAATATAGTTCCTTATTTCCACATATTCTATTCTTTTTACCATCAAAGtaaatttgtttaattatttctcAGATTTTAAAGTcgacaaaaattaataattatacttTTGGACCACCACTTTCTGGAGCAAATTTCAGTTTAGAAGTGCTTTGGTAAAACACtttaattttcaacattttattttctgacattTTGGGGGATGgtctagatagtacagagggcagagtgctttccttgcacatggctgaccctggttagatcctggACATTCCAtatgggaccctgagcactggcagtagtgatctctgacatgtagagccaggagtaacccctgagtatcactggatgtggctcccaaaacaaatataaaaagcacacacacacgcacttctCAAAAGTCACCTAACAAAagacttgtttttctctttgccaATAGGAAATTAGATTGGGAAGATCAttgacaataaaatataaagctcacagtgaaaaaagaaagcagaaaataacAAGTGTAGACTTTCCCCACTCTAGAGCTTGCTCAGAAGTAAGTCCACTAAGAGTTTGAGTGACTTGGGTTGTGTCTGGTGGGTTCTGTGGGTAGAAGGCTGCAGAGCTGtgtgaggtggaggaggaaggacTCTTGCCCTGATGAGCCAGAGAAGATAGTCAGATACAgaaactctctctcctctcccttcactGACGTGGCATCTGACCGGtgtctctctcctcttgagaGTCTTAAAACGTTTCACTGCTTAGTAGTCCTCAAGGCAAACACTGTccttgggtggggagcaggagtgGGTGACCCTGTATCTTCTGGGATCTCAGAATCCACCCAGAATCCAGGACAGATGGGGGTACAGGCCTAGAAAGGAGCAGGGGTGATGGAGGCCGAGACATAGAAGGCCAGGACCCTCCTACCCCGGCCCCAAgaaaggggagacagaagaagaaacttcaaacaagtttttctttctcaaatccTCCCACCTCCATGCACCCCCATTTCTGCCTCTTGGGATCTTGTCGCTTGAACCCCACTGTAGCTCCATTCTGTTTGCAGAAGACAGGTTAGGATTTGTGGTTCCAGCTAGCTGTGGGCTAAGGAATAAGGAAAGACTGAAGAGGCAAGAAAATCCCAAAGAGAAGCAGTTTTCTAGAGCTGCCTTTTACattgtttaaaatattgtttgtgGCTTTtaactggaagtgctcagaggatactcccagcttagtgctcagggatcaatcccagcagtgctgaaagagtcatgcagtactggggactgaaATGTTCGCATATTTAGCAtagtattaaaatgattttttttttctttttggatcacacccggcgatgaacaggggtcactcctggttctgtactcaggaattacccctggcggtactcaggggatctatgggatgctgggaatcgaacctgagttggccgggtgcaaggcaaacgccctctccattatactattgcttcagtccccaaaaatgatgttttaacaaaacaaaaattcccatATTTGTCCAGCCCCCTAGGCTATCTTTATTatcattatagtttaggtaacatggtatTATTAACACTTACTGTTTTAATGTACAGTTATTGAATCTCAACACCAACAAAATTTAACCCCTTTTTAAATGTCAGGAAGGGATCGAAGTTTGAGACTGCCTCAAAAACTAACtggattaaaagaaaagaaaaatcgaACAACCCCCACCctttaccaaaacaaaacaaaacaaaacccaactacTTGGATAGGCTGTAAAGGACAAGAATAATAAAACTCACAAAAAAGGTGGTGGTCAGGGGGAAAGAGGAATGTATTGGTGATAGCATTCATACATTTTCTTATAAAGAATTTCAATTTGGTGTTTACAAGAAATAAACTGGTTTCAGCTCCATCTTATCCTCAGAGGCACAGATTCTACCTAATACTTCTTTGAGCTGAAGAGTAACAGAAAATGCTACTCCAAAGGACAATTTGTAGGAGTTCAAGAAACTCCATTTCAAAGtatactgtttggggcatattggtTATTTTAAGCCCCAGGCACTTAAACAATAGGAAATGGAGGGAATGGCTTTTGTAAACTCCAGGAAATCACCTAAGCACACAAGTTCCAAACGAGCACTCACCTGTCCCAAGGCCCTTCCTGAAAATACTATCACCCAGGAAAGACTGACTATTGTTGCTAGGGCTAAGACTAGAAAACAACGGCACACCAGTTAGCACAAACTTGGTAACCTTCCATTTCTACTTCATCTGCACCAAAATTATTTACTGTCCCCTAAGAGACTTTTTCCCATTAAGGGCTCCCCTCACCCTTTCCCTGTTAAGCTGGTACCTAGGCCTGAATTATAAGCCCCCTTGAGAAATTACTCCTTTTTTATGGGAAATTTCCCATTGTACATGAGACATACATTATGAGGCAAACTTTTTTGtcgtttttattgttgttaatattttcttttaaaggggTCTCAGCTAAGAATTCAGAATGGCAGAGGGAGTTATTTTACCCCTTCTATAAAGTCCCTGAACTGATCAGGCGCATCCAACATGCTGAATTCCATCTCTTATTGATAAACCCTGATTTTTTCTTGTTCACTATTTGCACACTTAGACTTTATTCATTACCTCAGCACCCCCCTGCTCATATCTTACCATGCTCTGTTCACTCAGTTACATGATTTCTGTATCCATTCTTTGACCTCAATAGATTCCATTGGGGGCACAAGTGCATACAGAGCACATGTCTTTCATGTCTAGGCCTGATCTGACCTCCAGCATCTTATCACCCCACATCCCACACCCCACTCCAGGAGTAGCTTCAGCCCCAGAGATTTTGGCTGTGGTTtcctcaacaaacaaaaaaaaatgattctagaATTATAGCTGCCTCTTTTCACTGTGCTCCCCTCAACTCAATGACCCCAGCAACTAGCACGAGATTTCAGCAGGCAATTAATAAATGTCTATTATATTCTGACTATATGTGTTTGGCTATGTTTAGTCaaactctagaaaataaaatttcctaaaattggggaaaataatGTGAATCATATATACCCAACAATATTATTTCAAAGAACCTCCATATCATTTTGATGACTATTGCTAGAATGGCATTCCAATATGTGACACTGGCTTTTATTTTCTAGGCATCTCAGCAACTTGCTGGACCTAATTATGCCTTGTGGGGCTCTGCTTAATGGTTCTGTCTCAATTTTAGTGGTTCCTCTGGGATCTCAGATTGTTTGGAGGACTGTGTTATATCTCATGTATGGATGAATTCAACTGCTTAAAAAGAGGATGGAACACCACTGTATTAAAAGAGAGTATTTTGTCTTTATATTACCTTGTCAGATCTTAAATATTCATAGATCTGGTAGTTGTTCCCTTCTGGGACTGATTTAGAATGTGAAATACAGCTAGAAGGATTTGGGGGAAGGATGGAGCAGTATTCCAGCTGTGTCCTTAAGCTCATTAAGGAACCAAGGTTGGCCTGAAGAACGGACAAAGTCCACGGCAGCCAGCCTAGTAAGAAAGCACTACTTACTAGCATTAAGGCTTGGTGAGACTGCTCATTGGTTTTGTCAGCTGACTTACTTGAATGTAGTTGTCAACAATTCCCCAAGCAAAGTCACAGGAAAATGTCCCTTCTAAGGGTTGATTTTCAGGTAAAGGAGGGAAGCCATTCTTCTCTATCAGCTTTTGGTAGAATAAGGCTGAAGACTTTGGCAACAACTTTTTATCCTGGCTTAGAAAGTCAACATAGAAGAGTCCACGTCTGATGCTATAGCCTCTGTGCCACTCGAAGCCATCCATGAGAGACCATGCTGTGTACCCGATGACATTGACCCCATCCACTCTGATTGCtgcaaaaggaaaaagagcacAAGAGCAACCTGACCTTTCATGGGTATTTGAAGGGGTTACacatcaatgaaataaattaagtgtaaagattttattttggtaAATCAATGATCTTTCTTGCTGACAAAACTCTAATGACTTCACAGTGAATATGTACTTCAACAagcttttatttggatttctcctCTTTCCAGTGGAGAACTGGGCAGATctcttgtttactttctttttattttttttaaatttgaggggcta
The nucleotide sequence above comes from Sorex araneus isolate mSorAra2 chromosome 1, mSorAra2.pri, whole genome shotgun sequence. Encoded proteins:
- the KL gene encoding klotho — encoded protein: MPARTPPPPLLLLLLALGAPRVRAEPGDGAQTWTRFARPPPPEAAGRLPRTFPDGFLWAVGSAAYQTEGGWRQHGKGASIWDTFTHRPPAPLHAPWGPGWPSDAPSTAPPATGDVASDGYNNVYRDTEGLRELGVTHYRFSISWARVLPNGSAGAPNREGLRYYRRLLERLRELGVQPVVTLYHWDLPQSLQDAYGGWASRALADHFRDYAELCFRHFGGQVKRWITIDNPYVVAWHGYATGRLAPGIRGSARLGYLVAHNLLLAHAKVWHLYNTSFRPTQGGQVSIALSSHWINPRRMTDHNIKECQKSLDFVLGWFAKPIFIDGDYPESMKNNLSSLLPDFTDTEKNFIKRTADFFALSFGPTLSFQLLDPFMKFRQIESPNLRQLLSWIDLEYNHPQIFIVENGWFVSGTTKRDDAKYMYYLKKFIMETLKAIRVDGVNVIGYTAWSLMDGFEWHRGYSIRRGLFYVDFLSQDKKLLPKSSALFYQKLIEKNGFPPLPENQPLEGTFSCDFAWGIVDNYIQVDTTLSQFTDQNIYLWDVHHSKKLIKVDGAVTKKRKPYCVDLAAIRPQISRLRDTHVTHFHFSLDWALILPLGNQSQVNRSVLHYYRCVASELVRANITPVVSLWRPAALHHGLPPALAKQGAWENPHAALAFAEYARLCFRDLGPHVKFWITMSEPSTRNMTFNAGHNLLKAHALAWRLYDEEFRPSQKGKISIALQADWIEPACPFSAEDKEAAERVLEFDIGWLAEPIFGSGDYPRVMRDWLNQRNNFLLPYFTEDEKKLIRGSFDFVALSHYTTTLVDWEKEDAVKYNDYLEMQEMTDSTWLSSPAQVAVVPWGLRKVLNWLKLKYGDLPMYIISNGIDDDLQADQDKLRIYYMQNYINEALKAYILDGINLCGYFAYSFNDLTAPKFGLYRYAANQFEPKPSMKHYRKIIDNNGFPGSETLGRFCPEEFTLCAGCNFFHTRKSLLIFIAFIFFAFILSLSLIFYYSKKGRRSYK